A DNA window from Andrena cerasifolii isolate SP2316 chromosome 16, iyAndCera1_principal, whole genome shotgun sequence contains the following coding sequences:
- the Nc73ef gene encoding oxoglutarate dehydrogenase Nc73EF isoform X5, which translates to MYKARTVISTLAPLAPRMCGPERFASWLVRGHPLTRTTQVLVTEPIRQYNSRVATEPFLNGCSSSYVEEMYNAWLQDPHSVHVSWDSFFRSSTAGAGPGQAYQAPPSLAPSPNQISLGALLPLGGGSQFGQIPVNEKIIDDHLAVQAIIRSYQARGHLVADLDPLGIMQTDLIHTHYAARKGSPEQVLRQYMLEESDMDRIFKLPSTTFIGGKDKSLPLREILKRLESAYCGHIGVEFMFINSLEQCNWIRQKMETPGVMEMTNDERRLILARLTRATKFEAFLARKWSSEKRFGLEGCEILIPAMKQVIDKSTELGVESIVMGMPHRGRLNVLANVCRKPLSQIFTQFAALEAADDGSGDVKYHLGTYIERLNRVTNKNIRLAVVANPSHLEAVDSIVQGKTRAEQFYRGDGEGKKVMSILLHGDAAFCGQGIVFETMHLSDLPDYTTHGTVHIVVNNQIGFTTDPRHSRSSPYCTDVARVVNAPIFHVNSDDPEAVMHVCKVAAEWRATFHKDVVIDIVSYRRNGHNEIDEPMFTQPLMYRKIKNTPPVLDKYAKSLIDDTVVTSEEVKDVKDKYEKICEEAYTNARQETHIKYKDWLDSPWSGFFEGKDPLKVSPTGIKEDTLVHIGKKFSSPPPNAAEFVIHKGIERILKSRMEMIEARTVDWALGEAMAFGSLLKEGIHVRLSGQDVERGTFSHRHHVLHHQTVDKATYRPLCYLYPDQAPYTVCNSSLSEFGVLGFELGYSMTNPNALVCWEAQFGDFNNTAQCIIDQFISSGQAKWVRQSGLVMLQPHGLEGMGPEHSSARLERFLQMSADDPDYFPPESEEFAVRQLHDINWIVANCSTPANLFHILRRQIALPFRKPLIIMTPKSLLRHPEAKSSFDLMTEDTEFLRVIPEEGAASQNPSNVKRVLFCSGKVYYDLKKARTEKQMDDKVAIARVEQISPFPYDLVKKESAKYPNADLVWAQEEHKNQGAWTYVQPRFHTALNGTRSVSYIGRPTGASPATGSKMQHLKELKQLIDDSFNV; encoded by the exons ATGTATAAGGCAAGGACAGTAATTAGTACATTGGCCCCTTTGGCCCCACGTATGTGCGGGCCGGAGAGGTTCGCATCATGGTTAGTACGGGGCCACCCCCTGACCAGGACCACTCAGGTGCTGGTCACCGAACCGATCAGGCAATATAACAGCCGTGTAGCTACAGAACCTTTCCTCAACGGCTGCTCCAGTTCTTATGTAGAAGAAATGTATAACGCATGGCTGCAAGATCCCCACAGTGTACATGTG TCCTGGGATTCATTTTTTCGTAGCAGTACTGCTGGAGCTGGACCGGGTCAAGCGTATCAGGCACCCCCTTCTCTTGCCCCGAGTCCTAACCAGATATCATTAGGAGCACTCTTACCGCTTGGAGGTGGATCACAGTTCGGCCAAATACCTGTCAATGAAAAGATTATTGACGACCATCTGGCTGTACAAGCTATTATTCGGTCTTACCAG GCTCGAGGTCACTTAGTTGCTGATCTGGACCCACTGGGTATCATGCAAACAGACCTGATACACACACATTACGCAGCCCGCAAGGGGTCTCCTGAACAGGTTCTACGACAATATATGCTTG AGGAGTCGGACATGGATCGCATTTTCAAGTTGCCGTCCACCACCTTTATTGGGGGCAAAGACAAGTCATTGCCCCTTCGTGAAATCTTGAAAAGGCTCGAGTCTGCATATTGTGGTCACATTGGTGTGGAGTTCATGTTCATCAACTCCCTGGAGCAGTGTAATTGGATTCGACAGAAAATGGAGACACCAGGTGTTATGGAAATGACGAACGACGAAAGGAGGCTTATTTTGGCTAGATTAACACGCGCAACtaa ATTCGAGGCATTCCTTGCTCGCAAATGGTCGTCCGAGAAGAGATTTGGATTGGAAGGATGCGAAATTCTGATCCCCGCTATGAAGCAAGTGATCGATAAATCTACCGAGTTAGGTGTCGAGTCCATTGTCATGGGTATGCCGCATCGTGGTCGCCTGAATGTTCTCGCTAACGTTTGCCGTAAACCTTTAAGCCAAATATTCACCCAGTTTGCGGCCCTCGAAGCAGCCGACGAT GGCTCTGGTGATGTAAAGTATCACTTGGGGACATACATCGAGCGTCTGAATCGCGTAACAAATAAGAATATTCGTTTGGCCGTTGTTGCGAACCCATCCCACTTGGAAGCCGTCGACTCGATAGTACAAGGGAAAACCCGCGCCGAACAATTCTATCGAGGTGATGGAGAAGGCAAGAAG gTCATGTCTATTCTTTTGCACGGCGATGCTGCATTCTGCGGGCAAGGTATCGTTTTTGAAACGATGCATTTGTCAGATCTGCCTGATTATACAACTCACGGTACCGTGCACATCGTGGTGAACAACCAGATTGGATTTACTACCGATCCTAGACATTCGCGATCGTCGCCGTACTGTACTG ATGTTGCGAGAGTTGTCAACGCGCCTATTTTCCACGTGAATTCGGACGATCCGGAGGCGGTGATGCATGTCTGCAAAGTCGCTGCCGAGTGGAGGGCAACTTTCCACAAGGATGTCGTGATTGACATCGTGTCTTACAGACGAAACGGTCACAATGAAATAGACGAACCTATGTTCACGCAACCTTTGATGTACCGTAAAATTAAGAACACCCCGCCAGTTCTGGACAAGTATGCCAAGAGTCTAATCGACGATACCGTTGTCACCTCCGAAGAAGTTAAG GATGTTAAGGATAAGTATGAAAAGATCTGCGAAGAAGCGTATACTAATGCCAGGCAAGAGACGCACATCAAGTACAAGGACTGGCTAGATTCCCCGTGGTCTGGTTTCTTCGAAGGCAAAGACCCATTGAAGGTCTCTCCTACTGGCATCAAAGAAGACACGCTTGTTCACATTGGAAAGAAATTCTCGTCTCCGCCTCCTAATGCTGCTGAGTTTGTAATTCACAAGG GTATCGAGCGAATTCTCAAGTCTCGCATGGAAATGATCGAAGCTCGAACGGTTGATTGGGCTCTTGGCGAAGCGATGGCTTTCGGTTCCCTTCTTAAAGAGGGCATTCACGTTAGATTGTCGGGTCAAGATGTAGAGCGAGGAACCTTTTCCCACAGGCATCACGTGCTCCACCATCAGACCGTGGACAAGGCTACTTACAGACCACTCTGCTACCTTTACCCAGATCAGGCTCCGTATACTGTGTGCAACAGCTCTCTGTCAGAGTTTGGTGTACTTG GATTTGAATTGGGTTATTCTATGACAAATCCTAATGCATTGGTTTGCTGGGAAGCTCAGTTCGGCGACTTCAACAACACTGCGCAGTGTATAATCGATCAGTTTATCAGCAGCGGACAAGCTAAATGGGTGCGTCAATCTGGCCTCGTTATGTTGCAACCTCACGGGCTTGAAGGGATG GGTCCGGAACATTCGAGCGCTCGCTTGGAACGTTTCCTCCAAATGTCTGCTGACGATCCCGACTATTTCCCTCCTGAAAGCGAAGAATTCGCTGTTCGCCAGCTGCACGATATTAACTGGATCGTGGCTAATTGCAGTACACCCGCgaatttattccacattttaaGGAGACAGATTGCGTTGCCATTTAGAAAGCCTTTGATTATAATGACCCCGAAGTCGCTACTTCGTCATCCAGAAGCGAAATCCAGTTTCGACTTGATGACTGAGGACACGGAGTTCCTTAGAGTGATACCGGAAGAAGGTGCAGCTTCTCAAAATCCCAGTAACGTTAAAAGAGTGCTGTTTTGTTCTGGTAAAGTCTACTATGACCTGAAGAAAGCACGCACGGAGAAACAAATGGACGATAAAGTCGCTATTGCGAGAGTTGAACAG ATTTCACCCTTCCCATATGATTTGGTTAAGAAGGAATCAGCTAAATATCCCAATGCAGATCTCGTGTGGGCCCAGGAAGAACATAAGAATCAGGGCGCGTGGACATACGTCCAACCTCGATTCCATACAGCCCTTAACGGAACCCGCTCCGTATC
- the Nc73ef gene encoding oxoglutarate dehydrogenase Nc73EF isoform X6, whose protein sequence is MYKARTVISTLAPLAPRMCGPERFASWLVRGHPLTRTTQVLVTEPIRQYNSRVATEPFLNGCSSSYVEEMYNAWLQDPHSVHVSWDSFFRSSTAGAGPGQAYQAPPSLAPSPNQISLGALLPLGGGSQFGQIPVNEKIIDDHLAVQAIIRSYQIRGHHIAKLDPLGINSADLDDRHPQELLYNHYSFEESDMDRIFKLPSTTFIGGKDKSLPLREILKRLESAYCGHIGVEFMFINSLEQCNWIRQKMETPGVMEMTNDERRLILARLTRATKFEAFLARKWSSEKRFGLEGCEILIPAMKQVIDKSTELGVESIVMGMPHRGRLNVLANVCRKPLSQIFTQFAALEAADDGSGDVKYHLGTYIERLNRVTNKNIRLAVVANPSHLEAVDSIVQGKTRAEQFYRGDGEGKKVMSILLHGDAAFCGQGIVFETMHLSDLPDYTTHGTVHIVVNNQIGFTTDPRHSRSSPYCTDVARVVNAPIFHVNSDDPEAVMHVCKVAAEWRATFHKDVVIDIVSYRRNGHNEIDEPMFTQPLMYRKIKNTPPVLDKYAKSLIDDTVVTSEEVKDVKDKYEKICEEAYTNARQETHIKYKDWLDSPWSGFFEGKDPLKVSPTGIKEDTLVHIGKKFSSPPPNAAEFVIHKGIERILKSRMEMIEARTVDWALGEAMAFGSLLKEGIHVRLSGQDVERGTFSHRHHVLHHQTVDKATYRPLCYLYPDQAPYTVCNSSLSEFGVLGFELGYSMTNPNALVCWEAQFGDFNNTAQCIIDQFISSGQAKWVRQSGLVMLQPHGLEGMGPEHSSARLERFLQMSADDPDYFPPESEEFAVRQLHDINWIVANCSTPANLFHILRRQIALPFRKPLIIMTPKSLLRHPEAKSSFDLMTEDTEFLRVIPEEGAASQNPSNVKRVLFCSGKVYYDLKKARTEKQMDDKVAIARVEQISPFPYDLVKKESAKYPNADLVWAQEEHKNQGAWTYVQPRFHTALNGTRSVSYIGRPTGASPATGSKMQHLKELKQLIDDSFNV, encoded by the exons ATGTATAAGGCAAGGACAGTAATTAGTACATTGGCCCCTTTGGCCCCACGTATGTGCGGGCCGGAGAGGTTCGCATCATGGTTAGTACGGGGCCACCCCCTGACCAGGACCACTCAGGTGCTGGTCACCGAACCGATCAGGCAATATAACAGCCGTGTAGCTACAGAACCTTTCCTCAACGGCTGCTCCAGTTCTTATGTAGAAGAAATGTATAACGCATGGCTGCAAGATCCCCACAGTGTACATGTG TCCTGGGATTCATTTTTTCGTAGCAGTACTGCTGGAGCTGGACCGGGTCAAGCGTATCAGGCACCCCCTTCTCTTGCCCCGAGTCCTAACCAGATATCATTAGGAGCACTCTTACCGCTTGGAGGTGGATCACAGTTCGGCCAAATACCTGTCAATGAAAAGATTATTGACGACCATCTGGCTGTACAAGCTATTATTCGGTCTTACCAG ATCCGTGGCCACCATATCGCTAAATTGGATCCACTCGGCATCAACAGCGCTGATCTTGATGATAGACACCCACAAGAGTTGCTCTATAATCATTATTCATTCG AGGAGTCGGACATGGATCGCATTTTCAAGTTGCCGTCCACCACCTTTATTGGGGGCAAAGACAAGTCATTGCCCCTTCGTGAAATCTTGAAAAGGCTCGAGTCTGCATATTGTGGTCACATTGGTGTGGAGTTCATGTTCATCAACTCCCTGGAGCAGTGTAATTGGATTCGACAGAAAATGGAGACACCAGGTGTTATGGAAATGACGAACGACGAAAGGAGGCTTATTTTGGCTAGATTAACACGCGCAACtaa ATTCGAGGCATTCCTTGCTCGCAAATGGTCGTCCGAGAAGAGATTTGGATTGGAAGGATGCGAAATTCTGATCCCCGCTATGAAGCAAGTGATCGATAAATCTACCGAGTTAGGTGTCGAGTCCATTGTCATGGGTATGCCGCATCGTGGTCGCCTGAATGTTCTCGCTAACGTTTGCCGTAAACCTTTAAGCCAAATATTCACCCAGTTTGCGGCCCTCGAAGCAGCCGACGAT GGCTCTGGTGATGTAAAGTATCACTTGGGGACATACATCGAGCGTCTGAATCGCGTAACAAATAAGAATATTCGTTTGGCCGTTGTTGCGAACCCATCCCACTTGGAAGCCGTCGACTCGATAGTACAAGGGAAAACCCGCGCCGAACAATTCTATCGAGGTGATGGAGAAGGCAAGAAG gTCATGTCTATTCTTTTGCACGGCGATGCTGCATTCTGCGGGCAAGGTATCGTTTTTGAAACGATGCATTTGTCAGATCTGCCTGATTATACAACTCACGGTACCGTGCACATCGTGGTGAACAACCAGATTGGATTTACTACCGATCCTAGACATTCGCGATCGTCGCCGTACTGTACTG ATGTTGCGAGAGTTGTCAACGCGCCTATTTTCCACGTGAATTCGGACGATCCGGAGGCGGTGATGCATGTCTGCAAAGTCGCTGCCGAGTGGAGGGCAACTTTCCACAAGGATGTCGTGATTGACATCGTGTCTTACAGACGAAACGGTCACAATGAAATAGACGAACCTATGTTCACGCAACCTTTGATGTACCGTAAAATTAAGAACACCCCGCCAGTTCTGGACAAGTATGCCAAGAGTCTAATCGACGATACCGTTGTCACCTCCGAAGAAGTTAAG GATGTTAAGGATAAGTATGAAAAGATCTGCGAAGAAGCGTATACTAATGCCAGGCAAGAGACGCACATCAAGTACAAGGACTGGCTAGATTCCCCGTGGTCTGGTTTCTTCGAAGGCAAAGACCCATTGAAGGTCTCTCCTACTGGCATCAAAGAAGACACGCTTGTTCACATTGGAAAGAAATTCTCGTCTCCGCCTCCTAATGCTGCTGAGTTTGTAATTCACAAGG GTATCGAGCGAATTCTCAAGTCTCGCATGGAAATGATCGAAGCTCGAACGGTTGATTGGGCTCTTGGCGAAGCGATGGCTTTCGGTTCCCTTCTTAAAGAGGGCATTCACGTTAGATTGTCGGGTCAAGATGTAGAGCGAGGAACCTTTTCCCACAGGCATCACGTGCTCCACCATCAGACCGTGGACAAGGCTACTTACAGACCACTCTGCTACCTTTACCCAGATCAGGCTCCGTATACTGTGTGCAACAGCTCTCTGTCAGAGTTTGGTGTACTTG GATTTGAATTGGGTTATTCTATGACAAATCCTAATGCATTGGTTTGCTGGGAAGCTCAGTTCGGCGACTTCAACAACACTGCGCAGTGTATAATCGATCAGTTTATCAGCAGCGGACAAGCTAAATGGGTGCGTCAATCTGGCCTCGTTATGTTGCAACCTCACGGGCTTGAAGGGATG GGTCCGGAACATTCGAGCGCTCGCTTGGAACGTTTCCTCCAAATGTCTGCTGACGATCCCGACTATTTCCCTCCTGAAAGCGAAGAATTCGCTGTTCGCCAGCTGCACGATATTAACTGGATCGTGGCTAATTGCAGTACACCCGCgaatttattccacattttaaGGAGACAGATTGCGTTGCCATTTAGAAAGCCTTTGATTATAATGACCCCGAAGTCGCTACTTCGTCATCCAGAAGCGAAATCCAGTTTCGACTTGATGACTGAGGACACGGAGTTCCTTAGAGTGATACCGGAAGAAGGTGCAGCTTCTCAAAATCCCAGTAACGTTAAAAGAGTGCTGTTTTGTTCTGGTAAAGTCTACTATGACCTGAAGAAAGCACGCACGGAGAAACAAATGGACGATAAAGTCGCTATTGCGAGAGTTGAACAG ATTTCACCCTTCCCATATGATTTGGTTAAGAAGGAATCAGCTAAATATCCCAATGCAGATCTCGTGTGGGCCCAGGAAGAACATAAGAATCAGGGCGCGTGGACATACGTCCAACCTCGATTCCATACAGCCCTTAACGGAACCCGCTCCGTATC
- the Nc73ef gene encoding oxoglutarate dehydrogenase Nc73EF isoform X1: protein MYKARTVISTLAPLAPRMCGPERFASWLVRGHPLTRTTQVLVTEPIRQYNSRVATEPFLNGCSSSYVEEMYNAWLQDPHSVHVSWDSFFRSSTAGAGPGQAYQAPPSLAPSPNQISLGALLPLGGGSQFGQIPVNEKIIDDHLAVQAIIRSYQIRGHHIAKLDPLGINSADLDDRHPQELLYNHYSFGNRTRTTYSQELQYRVAALMKKESDMDRIFKLPSTTFIGGKDKSLPLREILKRLESAYCGHIGVEFMFINSLEQCNWIRQKMETPGVMEMTNDERRLILARLTRATKFEAFLARKWSSEKRFGLEGCEILIPAMKQVIDKSTELGVESIVMGMPHRGRLNVLANVCRKPLSQIFTQFAALEAADDGSGDVKYHLGTYIERLNRVTNKNIRLAVVANPSHLEAVDSIVQGKTRAEQFYRGDGEGKKVMSILLHGDAAFCGQGIVFETMHLSDLPDYTTHGTVHIVVNNQIGFTTDPRHSRSSPYCTDVARVVNAPIFHVNSDDPEAVMHVCKVAAEWRATFHKDVVIDIVSYRRNGHNEIDEPMFTQPLMYRKIKNTPPVLDKYAKSLIDDTVVTSEEVKDVKDKYEKICEEAYTNARQETHIKYKDWLDSPWSGFFEGKDPLKVSPTGIKEDTLVHIGKKFSSPPPNAAEFVIHKGIERILKSRMEMIEARTVDWALGEAMAFGSLLKEGIHVRLSGQDVERGTFSHRHHVLHHQTVDKATYRPLCYLYPDQAPYTVCNSSLSEFGVLGFELGYSMTNPNALVCWEAQFGDFNNTAQCIIDQFISSGQAKWVRQSGLVMLQPHGLEGMGPEHSSARLERFLQMSADDPDYFPPESEEFAVRQLHDINWIVANCSTPANLFHILRRQIALPFRKPLIIMTPKSLLRHPEAKSSFDLMTEDTEFLRVIPEEGAASQNPSNVKRVLFCSGKVYYDLKKARTEKQMDDKVAIARVEQISPFPYDLVKKESAKYPNADLVWAQEEHKNQGAWTYVQPRFHTALNGTRSVSGGSTSGKSEGSGGWFSGLFSSTKPVTPTVSEPQSIETDKAKERTVRYIGRPTGASPATGSKMQHLKELKQLIDDSFNV, encoded by the exons ATGTATAAGGCAAGGACAGTAATTAGTACATTGGCCCCTTTGGCCCCACGTATGTGCGGGCCGGAGAGGTTCGCATCATGGTTAGTACGGGGCCACCCCCTGACCAGGACCACTCAGGTGCTGGTCACCGAACCGATCAGGCAATATAACAGCCGTGTAGCTACAGAACCTTTCCTCAACGGCTGCTCCAGTTCTTATGTAGAAGAAATGTATAACGCATGGCTGCAAGATCCCCACAGTGTACATGTG TCCTGGGATTCATTTTTTCGTAGCAGTACTGCTGGAGCTGGACCGGGTCAAGCGTATCAGGCACCCCCTTCTCTTGCCCCGAGTCCTAACCAGATATCATTAGGAGCACTCTTACCGCTTGGAGGTGGATCACAGTTCGGCCAAATACCTGTCAATGAAAAGATTATTGACGACCATCTGGCTGTACAAGCTATTATTCGGTCTTACCAG ATCCGTGGCCACCATATCGCTAAATTGGATCCACTCGGCATCAACAGCGCTGATCTTGATGATAGACACCCACAAGAGTTGCTCTATAATCATTATTCATTCG GAAACAGAACACGTACTACTTACTCGCAGGAACTACAATACCGAGTAGCTGCACTTATGAAAA AGGAGTCGGACATGGATCGCATTTTCAAGTTGCCGTCCACCACCTTTATTGGGGGCAAAGACAAGTCATTGCCCCTTCGTGAAATCTTGAAAAGGCTCGAGTCTGCATATTGTGGTCACATTGGTGTGGAGTTCATGTTCATCAACTCCCTGGAGCAGTGTAATTGGATTCGACAGAAAATGGAGACACCAGGTGTTATGGAAATGACGAACGACGAAAGGAGGCTTATTTTGGCTAGATTAACACGCGCAACtaa ATTCGAGGCATTCCTTGCTCGCAAATGGTCGTCCGAGAAGAGATTTGGATTGGAAGGATGCGAAATTCTGATCCCCGCTATGAAGCAAGTGATCGATAAATCTACCGAGTTAGGTGTCGAGTCCATTGTCATGGGTATGCCGCATCGTGGTCGCCTGAATGTTCTCGCTAACGTTTGCCGTAAACCTTTAAGCCAAATATTCACCCAGTTTGCGGCCCTCGAAGCAGCCGACGAT GGCTCTGGTGATGTAAAGTATCACTTGGGGACATACATCGAGCGTCTGAATCGCGTAACAAATAAGAATATTCGTTTGGCCGTTGTTGCGAACCCATCCCACTTGGAAGCCGTCGACTCGATAGTACAAGGGAAAACCCGCGCCGAACAATTCTATCGAGGTGATGGAGAAGGCAAGAAG gTCATGTCTATTCTTTTGCACGGCGATGCTGCATTCTGCGGGCAAGGTATCGTTTTTGAAACGATGCATTTGTCAGATCTGCCTGATTATACAACTCACGGTACCGTGCACATCGTGGTGAACAACCAGATTGGATTTACTACCGATCCTAGACATTCGCGATCGTCGCCGTACTGTACTG ATGTTGCGAGAGTTGTCAACGCGCCTATTTTCCACGTGAATTCGGACGATCCGGAGGCGGTGATGCATGTCTGCAAAGTCGCTGCCGAGTGGAGGGCAACTTTCCACAAGGATGTCGTGATTGACATCGTGTCTTACAGACGAAACGGTCACAATGAAATAGACGAACCTATGTTCACGCAACCTTTGATGTACCGTAAAATTAAGAACACCCCGCCAGTTCTGGACAAGTATGCCAAGAGTCTAATCGACGATACCGTTGTCACCTCCGAAGAAGTTAAG GATGTTAAGGATAAGTATGAAAAGATCTGCGAAGAAGCGTATACTAATGCCAGGCAAGAGACGCACATCAAGTACAAGGACTGGCTAGATTCCCCGTGGTCTGGTTTCTTCGAAGGCAAAGACCCATTGAAGGTCTCTCCTACTGGCATCAAAGAAGACACGCTTGTTCACATTGGAAAGAAATTCTCGTCTCCGCCTCCTAATGCTGCTGAGTTTGTAATTCACAAGG GTATCGAGCGAATTCTCAAGTCTCGCATGGAAATGATCGAAGCTCGAACGGTTGATTGGGCTCTTGGCGAAGCGATGGCTTTCGGTTCCCTTCTTAAAGAGGGCATTCACGTTAGATTGTCGGGTCAAGATGTAGAGCGAGGAACCTTTTCCCACAGGCATCACGTGCTCCACCATCAGACCGTGGACAAGGCTACTTACAGACCACTCTGCTACCTTTACCCAGATCAGGCTCCGTATACTGTGTGCAACAGCTCTCTGTCAGAGTTTGGTGTACTTG GATTTGAATTGGGTTATTCTATGACAAATCCTAATGCATTGGTTTGCTGGGAAGCTCAGTTCGGCGACTTCAACAACACTGCGCAGTGTATAATCGATCAGTTTATCAGCAGCGGACAAGCTAAATGGGTGCGTCAATCTGGCCTCGTTATGTTGCAACCTCACGGGCTTGAAGGGATG GGTCCGGAACATTCGAGCGCTCGCTTGGAACGTTTCCTCCAAATGTCTGCTGACGATCCCGACTATTTCCCTCCTGAAAGCGAAGAATTCGCTGTTCGCCAGCTGCACGATATTAACTGGATCGTGGCTAATTGCAGTACACCCGCgaatttattccacattttaaGGAGACAGATTGCGTTGCCATTTAGAAAGCCTTTGATTATAATGACCCCGAAGTCGCTACTTCGTCATCCAGAAGCGAAATCCAGTTTCGACTTGATGACTGAGGACACGGAGTTCCTTAGAGTGATACCGGAAGAAGGTGCAGCTTCTCAAAATCCCAGTAACGTTAAAAGAGTGCTGTTTTGTTCTGGTAAAGTCTACTATGACCTGAAGAAAGCACGCACGGAGAAACAAATGGACGATAAAGTCGCTATTGCGAGAGTTGAACAG ATTTCACCCTTCCCATATGATTTGGTTAAGAAGGAATCAGCTAAATATCCCAATGCAGATCTCGTGTGGGCCCAGGAAGAACATAAGAATCAGGGCGCGTGGACATACGTCCAACCTCGATTCCATACAGCCCTTAACGGAACCCGCTCCGTATC